From a single Nicotiana tomentosiformis chromosome 2, ASM39032v3, whole genome shotgun sequence genomic region:
- the LOC104091701 gene encoding protein RIK isoform X4 translates to MTEDNCPRVSSSESLDSNSSSTKQRKRRKWDQPAETFVPDGVAVSGIFPVANMGSLAGVPLPGVAPVLGAAFMNPLTAIGATTVQQHPLIVAQNLIQPKIQDELIAREIVINDADPAVRYRLTKRQTQEEIQKSSGAVVITRGRYRPPNAPSDGEKPLYLHISAGAHLETTLERIKAVDRAAAIVEEMLKQGTVNNGLKVNHLLSTCVYLGFDADPSANIAARIRGPNDQYINHIINETGATVLLRGHGTGYSDGEQGEDLHQPLHLLISSNNSASLERAKLLAENLLDTICAECGASRVSSCKVYGAVPPPPQPLASIQGSGSESEVNNIPAANVAAQILSSTTAAAVPVTAAAGVTNVVSQGTVPQSVGSLNPVPSQPPTGCYPHQLVTSRTSYIGYDGIYPQATPLQQVALALRHSTSPVTATVAPATTGASITSQTSIGSEKDKRPAQKRKFQELPAAGKSQVTVNQDSGIWRRHGLLHAISVLFYGSDE, encoded by the exons ATGACGGAGGATAATTGCCCTAGAGTTTCATCTTCCGAATCCTTAGACTCCAATTCCTCATCAACGAAGCAAAG GAAGAGGAGAAAGTGGGATCAGCCTGCGGAGACATTTGTTCCAGATGGAGTTGCAGTATCTGGGATTTTTCCAGTGGCAAACATGGGATCTCTTGCTGGTGTCCCATTACCCGGTGTAGCTCCAGTCTTAGGTGCTGCTTTTATGAATCCTCTTACCGCTATTGGTGCTACTACAGTGCAGCAGCATCCTCTCATTGTTGCCCAAAACTTAATTCAA CCGAAAATTCAGGATGAGTTGATAGCAAGAGAAATTGTCATTAATGACGCTGATCCGGCTGTTCGCTACAGGCTCACAAAGCGCCAAACCCAGGAAGAG ATTCAGAAGAGCTCGGGTGCTGTGGTTATAACTAG GGGTAGATACAGGCCTCCAAATGCACCATCTGATGGTGAAAAACCCCTCTACCTTCATATTTCTGCTGGGGCACAT CTAGAAACAACACTGGAGAGGATCAAAGCAGTTGATCGTGCTGCTGCTATAGTGGAGGAAATGCTGAAGCAAGGTACTGTTAACAATGGATTGAAG GTCAATCATCTGCTTAGCACCTGTGTCTACCTGGGCTTTGATGCTGATCCATCAGCAAATATTGCTGCGCGCATTCGTGGACCAAAT GATCAGTATATAAATCACATTATAAATGAAACTGGAGCGACTGTCTTGCTACGAGGGCATGGTACGGGATATTCAGATGGAGAACAGGGTGAAG ATTTGCATCAACCTCTGCATTTACTCATATCAAGCAATAACAGTGCAAGTCTTGAGCGTGCAAAGCTTTTGGCAGAAAATCTTTTGGATACTATATGTGCAGAGTGTGGTGCTTCTAG AGTCTCTTCTTGTAAGGTTTATGGTGCTGTTCCACCTCCACCACAACCATTAGCCAGCATTCAGGGTTCTGGAAGTGAATCAGAAGTCAATAACATACCTGCAGCCAATGTAGCTGCACAGATTCTGAGCTCCACAACAGCAGCAGCAGTTCCCGTGACTGCAGCTGCAGGTGTGACTAATGTTGTTTCTCAGGGTACAGTGCCTCAATCTGTTGGTTCACTGAATCCTGTGCCATCTCAACCTCCCACCGGTTGCTATCCTCATCAATTAGTTACAAGTAGAACAAGCTATATTGGTTATGATGGTATATATCCACAAGCCACTCCTCTGCAGCAAGTTGCTTTGGCTCTTAGGCATTCTACTTCTCCAGTCACTGCCACAGTTGCTCCGGCAACAACAGGAGCAAGCATCACTTCACAGACAAGTATAGGTTCTGAGAAGGACAAGCGCCCTGCACAGAAGCGTAAATTTCAGGAGCTGCCGGCTGCTGGAAAGAGCCAAGTAACTGTAAACCAG GATTCTGGGATATGGAGGAGGCATGGGTTGCTGCATGCTATTTCAGTTCTTTTTTATGGTTCCGATGAATAG
- the LOC104091701 gene encoding protein RIK isoform X3, with translation MTEDNCPRVSSSESLDSNSSSTKQRKRRKWDQPAETFVPDGVAVSGIFPVANMGSLAGVPLPGVAPVLGAAFMNPLTAIGATTVQQHPLIVAQNLIQPKIQDELIAREIVINDADPAVRYRLTKRQTQEEIQKSSGAVVITRGRYRPPNAPSDGEKPLYLHISAGAHLETTLERIKAVDRAAAIVEEMLKQGTVNNGLKVNHLLSTCVYLGFDADPSANIAARIRGPNDQYINHIINETGATVLLRGHGTGYSDGEQGEDLHQPLHLLISSNNSASLERAKLLAENLLDTICAECGASRVSSCKVYGAVPPPPQPLASIQGSGSESEVNNIPAANVAAQILSSTTAAAVPVTAAAGVTNVVSQGTVPQSVGSLNPVPSQPPTGCYPHQLVTSRTSYIGYDGIYPQATPLQQVALALRHSTSPVTATVAPATTGASITSQTSIGSEKDKRPAQKRKFQELPAAGKSQVTVNQVISLTLYEANRLIVELCWTFVCFTGFWDMEEAWVAACYFSSFLWFR, from the exons ATGACGGAGGATAATTGCCCTAGAGTTTCATCTTCCGAATCCTTAGACTCCAATTCCTCATCAACGAAGCAAAG GAAGAGGAGAAAGTGGGATCAGCCTGCGGAGACATTTGTTCCAGATGGAGTTGCAGTATCTGGGATTTTTCCAGTGGCAAACATGGGATCTCTTGCTGGTGTCCCATTACCCGGTGTAGCTCCAGTCTTAGGTGCTGCTTTTATGAATCCTCTTACCGCTATTGGTGCTACTACAGTGCAGCAGCATCCTCTCATTGTTGCCCAAAACTTAATTCAA CCGAAAATTCAGGATGAGTTGATAGCAAGAGAAATTGTCATTAATGACGCTGATCCGGCTGTTCGCTACAGGCTCACAAAGCGCCAAACCCAGGAAGAG ATTCAGAAGAGCTCGGGTGCTGTGGTTATAACTAG GGGTAGATACAGGCCTCCAAATGCACCATCTGATGGTGAAAAACCCCTCTACCTTCATATTTCTGCTGGGGCACAT CTAGAAACAACACTGGAGAGGATCAAAGCAGTTGATCGTGCTGCTGCTATAGTGGAGGAAATGCTGAAGCAAGGTACTGTTAACAATGGATTGAAG GTCAATCATCTGCTTAGCACCTGTGTCTACCTGGGCTTTGATGCTGATCCATCAGCAAATATTGCTGCGCGCATTCGTGGACCAAAT GATCAGTATATAAATCACATTATAAATGAAACTGGAGCGACTGTCTTGCTACGAGGGCATGGTACGGGATATTCAGATGGAGAACAGGGTGAAG ATTTGCATCAACCTCTGCATTTACTCATATCAAGCAATAACAGTGCAAGTCTTGAGCGTGCAAAGCTTTTGGCAGAAAATCTTTTGGATACTATATGTGCAGAGTGTGGTGCTTCTAG AGTCTCTTCTTGTAAGGTTTATGGTGCTGTTCCACCTCCACCACAACCATTAGCCAGCATTCAGGGTTCTGGAAGTGAATCAGAAGTCAATAACATACCTGCAGCCAATGTAGCTGCACAGATTCTGAGCTCCACAACAGCAGCAGCAGTTCCCGTGACTGCAGCTGCAGGTGTGACTAATGTTGTTTCTCAGGGTACAGTGCCTCAATCTGTTGGTTCACTGAATCCTGTGCCATCTCAACCTCCCACCGGTTGCTATCCTCATCAATTAGTTACAAGTAGAACAAGCTATATTGGTTATGATGGTATATATCCACAAGCCACTCCTCTGCAGCAAGTTGCTTTGGCTCTTAGGCATTCTACTTCTCCAGTCACTGCCACAGTTGCTCCGGCAACAACAGGAGCAAGCATCACTTCACAGACAAGTATAGGTTCTGAGAAGGACAAGCGCCCTGCACAGAAGCGTAAATTTCAGGAGCTGCCGGCTGCTGGAAAGAGCCAAGTAACTGTAAACCAG GTAATTTCTCTGACCTTGTATGAAGCTAACAGGCTGATAGTGGAACTCTGTTGGACCTTTGTATGTTTCACAGGATTCTGGGATATGGAGGAGGCATGGGTTGCTGCATGCTATTTCAGTTCTTTTTTATGGTTCCGATGA
- the LOC104091701 gene encoding protein RIK isoform X1, which translates to MTEDNCPRVSSSESLDSNSSSTKQRKRRKWDQPAETFVPDGVAVSGIFPVANMGSLAGVPLPGVAPVLGAAFMNPLTAIGATTVQQHPLIVAQNLIQPKIQDELIAREIVINDADPAVRYRLTKRQTQEEIQKSSGAVVITRGRYRPPNAPSDGEKPLYLHISAGAHLETTLERIKAVDRAAAIVEEMLKQGTVNNGLKVNHLLSTCVYLGFDADPSANIAARIRGPNDQYINHIINETGATVLLRGHGTGYSDGEQGEDLHQPLHLLISSNNSASLERAKLLAENLLDTICAECGASRVSSCKVYGAVPPPPQPLASIQGSGSESEVNNIPAANVAAQILSSTTAAAVPVTAAAGVTNVVSQGTVPQSVGSLNPVPSQPPTGCYPHQLVTSRTSYIGYDGIYPQATPLQQVALALRHSTSPVTATVAPATTGASITSQTSIGSEKDKRPAQKRKFQELPAAGKSQVTVNQNSLQGSELPTPQKRMSDAGDRYNIGAAPKKLVQPLSSPMAPPPPRTMPSPPPPPPPKFHSSTEKVHANNVAHRTPCKIVPDTLVQLMEYGDDDDDDDTDEAIDRPLKSSSNVVAAPKPFWAV; encoded by the exons ATGACGGAGGATAATTGCCCTAGAGTTTCATCTTCCGAATCCTTAGACTCCAATTCCTCATCAACGAAGCAAAG GAAGAGGAGAAAGTGGGATCAGCCTGCGGAGACATTTGTTCCAGATGGAGTTGCAGTATCTGGGATTTTTCCAGTGGCAAACATGGGATCTCTTGCTGGTGTCCCATTACCCGGTGTAGCTCCAGTCTTAGGTGCTGCTTTTATGAATCCTCTTACCGCTATTGGTGCTACTACAGTGCAGCAGCATCCTCTCATTGTTGCCCAAAACTTAATTCAA CCGAAAATTCAGGATGAGTTGATAGCAAGAGAAATTGTCATTAATGACGCTGATCCGGCTGTTCGCTACAGGCTCACAAAGCGCCAAACCCAGGAAGAG ATTCAGAAGAGCTCGGGTGCTGTGGTTATAACTAG GGGTAGATACAGGCCTCCAAATGCACCATCTGATGGTGAAAAACCCCTCTACCTTCATATTTCTGCTGGGGCACAT CTAGAAACAACACTGGAGAGGATCAAAGCAGTTGATCGTGCTGCTGCTATAGTGGAGGAAATGCTGAAGCAAGGTACTGTTAACAATGGATTGAAG GTCAATCATCTGCTTAGCACCTGTGTCTACCTGGGCTTTGATGCTGATCCATCAGCAAATATTGCTGCGCGCATTCGTGGACCAAAT GATCAGTATATAAATCACATTATAAATGAAACTGGAGCGACTGTCTTGCTACGAGGGCATGGTACGGGATATTCAGATGGAGAACAGGGTGAAG ATTTGCATCAACCTCTGCATTTACTCATATCAAGCAATAACAGTGCAAGTCTTGAGCGTGCAAAGCTTTTGGCAGAAAATCTTTTGGATACTATATGTGCAGAGTGTGGTGCTTCTAG AGTCTCTTCTTGTAAGGTTTATGGTGCTGTTCCACCTCCACCACAACCATTAGCCAGCATTCAGGGTTCTGGAAGTGAATCAGAAGTCAATAACATACCTGCAGCCAATGTAGCTGCACAGATTCTGAGCTCCACAACAGCAGCAGCAGTTCCCGTGACTGCAGCTGCAGGTGTGACTAATGTTGTTTCTCAGGGTACAGTGCCTCAATCTGTTGGTTCACTGAATCCTGTGCCATCTCAACCTCCCACCGGTTGCTATCCTCATCAATTAGTTACAAGTAGAACAAGCTATATTGGTTATGATGGTATATATCCACAAGCCACTCCTCTGCAGCAAGTTGCTTTGGCTCTTAGGCATTCTACTTCTCCAGTCACTGCCACAGTTGCTCCGGCAACAACAGGAGCAAGCATCACTTCACAGACAAGTATAGGTTCTGAGAAGGACAAGCGCCCTGCACAGAAGCGTAAATTTCAGGAGCTGCCGGCTGCTGGAAAGAGCCAAGTAACTGTAAACCAG AATTCATTGCAGGGTTCAGAGCTCCCAACGCCTCAGAAACGAATGTCAGACGCAGGTGATAGATACAACATTGGAGCGGCTCCGAAAAAGTTGGTTCAGCCATTATCCAGTCCGATGGCACCGCCACCTCCTAGAACGATGCcttcaccaccaccaccaccaccaccaaagTTTCATTCATCAACAGAGAAAGTGCATGCTAACAATGTAGCTCATAGAACACCATGTAAAATTGTTCCAG ATACTTTAGTCCAGCTAATGGAATATGGGGATGATGACGACGACGATGACACTGATGAAGCAATTGACAGACCTTTGAAAAGCAGCTCAAATGTGGTAGCAGCTCCGAAACCATTTTGGGCTGTTTAA
- the LOC104091701 gene encoding protein RIK isoform X2: protein MGSLAGVPLPGVAPVLGAAFMNPLTAIGATTVQQHPLIVAQNLIQPKIQDELIAREIVINDADPAVRYRLTKRQTQEEIQKSSGAVVITRGRYRPPNAPSDGEKPLYLHISAGAHLETTLERIKAVDRAAAIVEEMLKQGTVNNGLKVNHLLSTCVYLGFDADPSANIAARIRGPNDQYINHIINETGATVLLRGHGTGYSDGEQGEDLHQPLHLLISSNNSASLERAKLLAENLLDTICAECGASRVSSCKVYGAVPPPPQPLASIQGSGSESEVNNIPAANVAAQILSSTTAAAVPVTAAAGVTNVVSQGTVPQSVGSLNPVPSQPPTGCYPHQLVTSRTSYIGYDGIYPQATPLQQVALALRHSTSPVTATVAPATTGASITSQTSIGSEKDKRPAQKRKFQELPAAGKSQVTVNQNSLQGSELPTPQKRMSDAGDRYNIGAAPKKLVQPLSSPMAPPPPRTMPSPPPPPPPKFHSSTEKVHANNVAHRTPCKIVPDTLVQLMEYGDDDDDDDTDEAIDRPLKSSSNVVAAPKPFWAV, encoded by the exons ATGGGATCTCTTGCTGGTGTCCCATTACCCGGTGTAGCTCCAGTCTTAGGTGCTGCTTTTATGAATCCTCTTACCGCTATTGGTGCTACTACAGTGCAGCAGCATCCTCTCATTGTTGCCCAAAACTTAATTCAA CCGAAAATTCAGGATGAGTTGATAGCAAGAGAAATTGTCATTAATGACGCTGATCCGGCTGTTCGCTACAGGCTCACAAAGCGCCAAACCCAGGAAGAG ATTCAGAAGAGCTCGGGTGCTGTGGTTATAACTAG GGGTAGATACAGGCCTCCAAATGCACCATCTGATGGTGAAAAACCCCTCTACCTTCATATTTCTGCTGGGGCACAT CTAGAAACAACACTGGAGAGGATCAAAGCAGTTGATCGTGCTGCTGCTATAGTGGAGGAAATGCTGAAGCAAGGTACTGTTAACAATGGATTGAAG GTCAATCATCTGCTTAGCACCTGTGTCTACCTGGGCTTTGATGCTGATCCATCAGCAAATATTGCTGCGCGCATTCGTGGACCAAAT GATCAGTATATAAATCACATTATAAATGAAACTGGAGCGACTGTCTTGCTACGAGGGCATGGTACGGGATATTCAGATGGAGAACAGGGTGAAG ATTTGCATCAACCTCTGCATTTACTCATATCAAGCAATAACAGTGCAAGTCTTGAGCGTGCAAAGCTTTTGGCAGAAAATCTTTTGGATACTATATGTGCAGAGTGTGGTGCTTCTAG AGTCTCTTCTTGTAAGGTTTATGGTGCTGTTCCACCTCCACCACAACCATTAGCCAGCATTCAGGGTTCTGGAAGTGAATCAGAAGTCAATAACATACCTGCAGCCAATGTAGCTGCACAGATTCTGAGCTCCACAACAGCAGCAGCAGTTCCCGTGACTGCAGCTGCAGGTGTGACTAATGTTGTTTCTCAGGGTACAGTGCCTCAATCTGTTGGTTCACTGAATCCTGTGCCATCTCAACCTCCCACCGGTTGCTATCCTCATCAATTAGTTACAAGTAGAACAAGCTATATTGGTTATGATGGTATATATCCACAAGCCACTCCTCTGCAGCAAGTTGCTTTGGCTCTTAGGCATTCTACTTCTCCAGTCACTGCCACAGTTGCTCCGGCAACAACAGGAGCAAGCATCACTTCACAGACAAGTATAGGTTCTGAGAAGGACAAGCGCCCTGCACAGAAGCGTAAATTTCAGGAGCTGCCGGCTGCTGGAAAGAGCCAAGTAACTGTAAACCAG AATTCATTGCAGGGTTCAGAGCTCCCAACGCCTCAGAAACGAATGTCAGACGCAGGTGATAGATACAACATTGGAGCGGCTCCGAAAAAGTTGGTTCAGCCATTATCCAGTCCGATGGCACCGCCACCTCCTAGAACGATGCcttcaccaccaccaccaccaccaccaaagTTTCATTCATCAACAGAGAAAGTGCATGCTAACAATGTAGCTCATAGAACACCATGTAAAATTGTTCCAG ATACTTTAGTCCAGCTAATGGAATATGGGGATGATGACGACGACGATGACACTGATGAAGCAATTGACAGACCTTTGAAAAGCAGCTCAAATGTGGTAGCAGCTCCGAAACCATTTTGGGCTGTTTAA